The nucleotide window ATCAAGCTCGTCAAGCTGGTCGGTTGGGCCGGAGTTCTCGGCGCCGTCGTCATGATCGTGGGCGGCGGAGTCGTCTGGGGCATCGTCAGCTCGCAGCTCGCTGCCGAGAAGATCACCGTCTCCGAGGACGCTGAATTCCTCGCCGGCGCCCCCGTTGTCGGTCCGTTCTCCGCGTACGCGCAGGCGACCATCATCAACCACCACGCCCTCACCATGGCCGAGAACAAGACCTACGCCGAGCTCGAGCAGGATGACCCGCTGCGCGCGACCGTCATGAACGCCTCCTTCCTGCGCACCTCGCTCTTCACCTCCGTCGTGTCGTTCGGCGTCTCGGCCTTCGCCATGGGCATGGGCCTGCTGTCCGGCCTCTTCGGCTTCGCGATCCTGACCCTCGCTCCGGCGTGGCCCAAGAAGACCGCAGCCACCGGAGTCGTCGCGTAACCGACCCGCACCTGCACCACGAACGACCCGGCAGCCTGGCTGCCGGGTCGTTCGTCGTTTCCGGCACGTGCAGAGTTTCCATCAGGTTAAGAATCGAACGAGGAGCAGGCGAGTGGGTCGCACAGCCCCTAATCTGAGCAAGGTCGCCAGTTCGTGGCGAGGAGATCTCCTGGGGGACAGATGAGCGCGCACTTCGCGTCACGCGCACGGCGCGGATTCCTGGCGCTGGCGCTGGCGGCAGTACTGCTCGGTGGCGCGGGAGCGGCTCCGGCGGCGGCGGCGACGGCTCCGGTGGCATCCGGCTGGCTGCACACCTCCGGCGGCAGCATCGTCACGGCCTCCGGCACCCCCTATGTGATCAAGGGAGTGTCCTGGTTCGGCATGGAGACGTCGAACTGTGCCCCGCACGGTCTCTGGACCATCTCGCTCGAAGCCGGACTGGCTCAGATCCGGTCGATGGGGTTCACCACCCTGAGGGTGCCGTTCTCCAACGAGTGCCTGGCCGCAGGGGCGACGACCTCGATCAACTACTCGGTCAACCCCGGCCTCGCCAACAAGACCCCGCAACAGCTGCTCGACGTCATCATCCAGAAGGCCGCCGCGGCCGGGCTCAACGTGATCCTCGACCGCCATCGTCCCGACTCCGCCGCCCAGTCAGAACTCTGGTACACGGCGCAGTACAGCGAAGCGCGCTGGATCGCCGACTGGAAGGCGCTGGCCACCCGGTACAAGAACGACCCGACCGTGATCGGCGTCGATCTGCACAACGAGCCGCACGGCTCGGCGTGCTGGGGCTGCGGCAACGCCGCCACCGACTGGCAGGCCGCAGCCACCCGCGGCGGCAACGCCGTACTGTCGGTCAACCCGAAGCTCCTGATCCTGGTGGAGGGAATCGAGAACCAGTCGAACGGCACGTCCACCTGGTGGGGCGGCGGACTCAGCGGCGTCGCGGCCAAGCCCGTCACCCTCAGTGTGCCCAACCGCGTGGTGTACTCACCGCACGACTACCCGGCGTCGGTCTACGCGCAGAAGTGGTTCAGCGCGGCGAACTACCCGGCCAACCTCACAGCGGTGTGGGACGCGAACTGGGGCTACATCAGTAAACGCGGCATCGCGCCGGTGCTGGTGGGGGAGTTCGGCAGCAAGCTGGAGACGACCTCGGACAAACAGTGGATGTCCACACTCGTCGGCTACCTCGGCGCCAATAAGACGAGCTTCGCGTACTGGTCGTTCAACCCCAACAGCGGCGACACCGGCGGCATCGTCGCCGACGACTGGGTGACCCCGCAGGCGGCGAAGCTCGCCGCGATCAGACCGCTCCTGGCCGGAACCGTGCCGCCCGTCACCGTGACGCCGACGCCGACGCCGACGCCGACGCCGACAGCCACGCCCAAGCCGACGGCCACCGCGACGCCCAAGCCGACCGCCACGCCCAAGCCGACGGCCACGCCAACGCCCACCGCCACCTCCACGCCGAAGCCCGTTGTCGGTACCGGCGTCACGGCCACCTGGCTGCTGCAGAATTCCTGGGGCGACGGCTATGTCGCCGAGATTGTTGTCACCGGCACCACCGGGGTCGCCGGCTGGACCGTCACCTGGCCGGACACCAAGGCCACCAGCATCGTGAACTCCTGGGGGATGACCTGCACCGTCAAGGCCAAGACTTCGGTGACCTGCACCGGCGCGGGCTGGGCTGGTCCCGTTGCGGCCGGGCAGACCGTGCGCGTGGGGGTTCAGGTTGCTGCGACCGCCCCGCCGGCGGCACCGAAGCTCACGCTCACGACCAGGTAGCCGACCATGAGGTTGAGCGGCCGGGTCAGTACTCGGTCGCGCCCTCTGCGTCGTCTCCCCAGCTGGCGATCCGCGGCGGCAACGGGTACTCGTGGGTGCCGTTCTCGGCGAGCACCTCGATGCTCACAACACGGGGAGCCGTGGTTCCACCCTGGCTCACGAACCAGCCGCCGACGAGCACCACATCGCTGACCGTGGACGCGACACTCACGCCGGTGACGGTGAACGGCCCGTAGGCCGGGTCGACGAACCGGGCGGAGACCAGGTCGCCGTGCTGCACGAGCGGCGCGACGCCGTGCGCGGGAGCGGCGGATTCGCTGGGCGCCATATCCACCTGCAGCGCCTGCAGCGACTTGTGCGGCTTGAGATTCTGTTCGATCGAGCGTCCGCCCACCGTGAGGGTCTTCACGGAGGCGGAGATGAAGGCGGCGCCCTCGATCGTGAAGGCTCCGTACCGCTTGGTCAGGAACATCGCGCTGACGTCGGTGCCCGACTCCAGGGACGCGATCGCATCGGTGAGCACCTTGACGTTGCGCCTGGTGGGCACATTGGGCATAACCGGACCGGCCATCTTTCCTCCTGAGAACGTGACACGTCACTCTAACAAGCCGGCACTCTGGCCGGCCGGGAGGCGGGCATGTTGCCCCCGTTCAGAGGCTTCGGCAAGCCCCTAGCGGCACTGTCCACCGCGGGATTTGAGTGTGACGATGGCGAGCAACGGCACGAACGGCATGAACGGAACCGGAGTCACACCATCGCGCTCGGTCGGGGGTGTGCTCGGCGGCCTGCTCGGCCTGATCGCGACCAGCGCCATAGCCGGGCTGCTGGTGACGGTGAGCCTGACCCCGGTGCTGGCGCTCACCAGCGTCACCGCCACGAACACCATCGGGGTGTTCGCGAACCTGCCCGACTACCTGGCCATCGAACCGCTCGCCCAGCGCAGCAACATCTACGCCACCCGCTCAGACGGCACACCGGTGCTCCTGGCGACGCTGTACCAGCAGAATCGGGTTGAGGTGGGCTGGGACGAGATCGGCCAGAACGTCAAGGATGCCGCGGTCGCCGGCGAAGACCCACGCTTCTACGAACACGGCGGCATCGACATCCAGGGCACCATGCGCGGAGCGCTGACAACGGCGCTGAAGGGCAGCGTGCAGGGCGGATCGTCGATCACGCAGCAATACGTGAAGAACGTGTTGGTGCAGAAGTGCGAGTCCCTGCCCACCGATGCCGAGATCGCGGGTTGCTACGACGATGCCACCCAGACCTCGGTGACCCGCAAGCTCAAGGAGATGCGGCTGGCGATCGGGGTGGAGAAGAAATACTCCAAGAACGACATCCTGCGCCAGTACCTCAACATCACCGGTTTCGGCGGCCGGGTCTACGGGATCGAGGCCGCGGCCGACTACTACTACGGCACGTCGGCGGCCGACCTCACCGTGGCGCAGGCGGCCAGCCTCACGGCCATCGTGAACAATCCGGACAAGTTCCGCCTCGACCGGCCGGAGAGCGAGACCAACGGCGCGGCGAACGGCTACCGCGACAACAAGGAGCGCCGCGACTACATCCTCGGCGAGATGCTCACGTACAAGAAGATCACCAGGGCGGAACACGACGAGGCCGTTGCGACGCCGATCGAGCCGTCGATCCACGAGCCCAGCACCGGATGCCAGACCGCGCTGGCCGACGCGTTCTTCTGCGATTACGTCGTGCACGTTCTCAGCAACGACCCGATCTTCGGGCCGGACGAGGACACCAGGCTGAAGAACCTGCGCACCGGCGGCTACAGCGTGTACACCACGCTGGACCTCGACCTGCAGCACGCCGCCGTGACCACCCTGGACAAGAACGTGCCCAAGAGTCGAGCGGGTTGGGACGTCGGAGCCGTGGTGTCGAGTGTGGAGGTGGGCAGCGGCCGGGTGCTGGCGATGGCGCAGAACAAGGACTACAGCCAGGATCCGGAGGTGCAGGCCACCGGGAACAACTGGACCAGCGTGAACTACAACACCGACTTCGCCGACGGCGGCTCCCGCGGCTTCCAGCCCGGCTCGACCTACAAGATCTTCACCCTCGCCGAATGGCTGAACACCGGCCACTCCCTGGGCGAGCGGGTCGACTCCGCGCCGAAGTCCCGATGGGGCACTTTCCAGGACAGCTGCCTCGGCCCGCAGAACTACGACTCGGAGGGGTGGAGCCCCAAGAACGACTCGAACGAGTCCGGCGGTAACTACAGCGCGCTTGAGTCCACCATCGGGTCGATCAACACCGGCTTCATCGGCATGGCCAAGCGGCTGGACCTGTGCGGGATCCGCAAGATGGCAGAGGCCTTCGGTATGCACAGGGCCGACGGCGAACCCCTGAGTGAGAGTGCGGCTTCGGTGATCGGCACCAACGAGGTGGCCCCGTTGAGCATGGCCATCGCGTTCGCCGGCATCGCCAACAACGGTGTCACCTGCAGTCCGGTCGTGATTGACCGGATGGTCGACTCCACCGGTGCCGAGGTGCCGATTCCGCAGTCGCGGTGTTCGGAGTCCGTGCGGCCGCAGGCCGCGCAACAGATGGTGTCGGCCCTCAGCCAGGTGCTCAGCAAGGGCACCGCGACGCAGTCGTACAACGCCACCAAGCCCCGGGTGCCGATGATCGGCAAGACCGGAACGACCGACGGCGCCAAGGACACCTGGATGAGCGGGGCGAGCAGCGAGGTCGCCACCGTTGTGGGCGTCGTGAGCGTGACCGGAGACGCCAATCAGCGGGCACTGAAGTTCGACAGCGGGCCCGCCGCCACGGCCAGGCACAGGATGTGGCCCGACGTGATGTCGGTGGCGAACCAGAAGTACGGCGGGGTCGCGATGGCGGGGACGCCCGCGCAGGGCCCGGCGAAGGGCGGCGGGGACTAGGCGCTCCTGGTCGAATTAGGCGCTCCTGGTCGACCAGAGATCGAACGTCGCGGTGCCGGTGCCGGCCGGGCGGAGCCCCTGCGGTTCCGCCGCCGGCACGCCGGCCGCCTTGGCCGCCTTGACCAGTGCGGCCTTCTCCTTGGCGCGCTCCTTGGCCACCGTCACCAGGTCCCAGAGGCCCTCGCCGGTGACCGACACCCCGCGGGCCCCCGAGCGCCGGGTGCGGCCGCGCACGAGCATCAGGTCGGTCTGGAAGACCCCGCCGCCGATCCGCTCCTGCGCGTCGTGGAAGAACACCACGTTGGCCACCGGCCCGGTGCCGTCGTCGAGGCTGACGAACACCACCCGGCGCCCGCCCCGCATCGGCGGGGTGTTCGTGGCGCGGCGCACGCCCGCCAGCAGCACCTCGGTGCCGCCGGGCAGGGTGGCCAATGCCGACGCCGGGGTGACCCCGAGTTCGGCGAAGAGCGGGTAGAACTTGCGCATCCGATGGCCGGACACGGCCAGGCCGGTGTCGAGAAGCTCGAGGTCGGACTGCGTGCGGCCACGCAACTGCAGCGAGGTGACCGCGGAGAAGCGCGCGCCGGAGTGATCGAGCACCGGAAGCGGGACCTCGAAGGCCAGCTGGTCGTCGGCGATCGTGACAGCGGTGCCGCGCAGCGACTGGATGTGCGCGAGGAGCTCGTGCCGGCGCGCGCGGTCGTACCCGATGAAACTGTCCAGCGCCCCCACCCTGGCCAGCGCCTCGAAGGTGCGCCGGCGCGGATGCACCCGGTCGCGGAAATCCTGCAGCGAGCTGAACGGCTGGTGCCGCACGATCCGGGCCCGCTCGGCGTCGCTGGAGCCGGTCAGCTCCGGCAACGGCATCCGGATGCCCTGGCCGCTCTCGCCGACGGCTTCGACCCTGTAGTCCAGGGCGCTGCGTTGCACGTCGAGGCCCAGCACCGGCACACCGAGCACCCTGGCCTCGGCCACGAGCAGGTCCTTGGGCCACATGCCGGGATCGTGGGTGAGCAGCCCGGCCAGGAACGCGGCCGGATGGTGGGTCTTCAGCCAGGCGGACTGGTAGGTGGGCAGCGCGAACGCCGCACCGTGGGCCTTGGCGAAGCCGAAGCTGCCGAAGCCGGCCAGCACGGTCCAGATCCGGTCGATCGTGCCGGTGTCGAACCCGCGGGCCAGGGCGTTCTCCCGCACGTACGCCTCGATGACGGGAAGCTGTTCCGGCCGGCCCAGGTGCCGGCGCAGCACGTCGGCGTGGCCGAGGCCGCAGCCGGTGAGCTCGTCGAACAGGCGCATCACCTGCTCGTGGAAGATGACCACGCCCTTCGTCTCGCGCAGGATCGACTCGAACCGGGGGTGGATGTAGTCGGGCGCGGCCTCGCCGTGCCGGGCGCGCAGGTAGGTGAGCGGCATGTCGTTCTGCATCGGCCCCGGCCGAAACAGCGAGATCTCCACGGTGAGGTCGTTGAACACCTCGGGCTGCAGCTTGCCCACCAGTTCCATCTGGCCGGGGGATTCGAGTTGGAAGATCCCCAGGGTGCGGGTGGACCTGATCAGCTCGAACGTCTCCTCGTCGTCGAGCGGGACCCTGTCGAGGTCGATGTGCTCGCCGGTGAGCCGGTGGTGCTCCTCGAGGGCGTGTGCCATGGCCGACTGCATCCGCACGCCGAGGATGTCGAGCTTGATCAGGCCCATCGGGTCCATGTCGTGCTTGTCGAACTGCGACATCGGCAGGCCCATCCCCGAGGCCTGCACGGGTGTGCGGTCCAGCAGGGAGGCATCGGAGAGGATGACGCCGCAGGGGTGCACCGAGATGTGCCGGGGCAGCCGGTCCAGGCGCGCAGTGAGGTCGACGAGCAGCTCGAGCCGGGCGGACTGGCGCACCTCGGCGGCGAGCTCGGCCAGCTCGGGCTTCTCGTCGAGGGCGGCACGGAAGTCCCTCGCGTTGAAGCGCCACATCTGCTTGGCGATCGTGGCCACCTGGGTCTCCGGCAGCCCCAGGGCAAGGCCGGCGTCCCGCACGGCCCCTCGGCCCCGGTAGGCGTTGGTCATCGACATGAGCGAGACCCTGTCGCCGCCGAAGGCCGTGAAGACCGCGCGGTAGATGTCATGCCGCCGGGCGGATTCGACGTCCAGGTCGATATCGGGCAGGGTCTGCCGTTCGGGGGAGAGGAACCTCTCCCAGAGCAGGCCATTGGAGATCGGTTCCACCGACGAGGTGTGCAGGGCGTAGTTGAGCACGGAGCCGACACCGGAGCCGCGCGCCTGGATGCGGATGCCCATCCCGCGCACGATGTCGGCCACGGTGGCGACGGTGAGGAAGTAGGAGGCGAAGCCGAGCTTCTCGACCGTCGCCATCTCATGGCCGAGCCGGTCGTGCGCGGCCACCAGCGCCGGCCGGCCCAGGGCGGAGTAGCGCTCGTCGATGCCGTGGCGGGCGCGCCCCCAGAGCTCGGTGAGCGGGTCGCCGGTGACCCCGATCACGCTCGCCTCCGGCATCCGCGGGCGGCCGAGCCCGATGTCGGCGACGGGGTCGAGGGCGCACCGTTGGGCCAGCTCGTCGGTGTCGCGCAGCAGGCGGGCCAGCGCGCCGTCGCTGTGCTGCCCGGCGTCGACGACCATGCGCGCCACCTGCCGCATGGCGGCCGCGGGCTTCAGCCAGGCCTGGCCGTTCACCTGCAGGGTCAGCTGCTCGAGCTGGGCGAGCGGGGTGAGGTGCCTGGAGGCGTCGGCGAGGTCGGCCGTGACGGCTTCGCCGGGGGCCCCGTACCGTACGGCGTTGCTGAGCACGGCCGGCAACCGGGCGTGCTCGGCCAGCGCGAGCATGCGGGTGGCCGGGGCGACGCTGCCCGGTGTTCCGGGCTCGGCGAGGTGGCAGACGATCTCGAGCGCCACCGACTGCGGCGGCATCAGCCGCAGCCAGGCGGTCAGGTTCGCCCTGGCCTGCGGGGTGTCCCGGCGCTCGATGGCGATGCCGACGTCGGAGGCCGGGCCGAGCAGGACGGTCAGGGAGTTCAGTCCGGCGAGCTGCGCCAGGCGGCTGCGGGAGATGCTCGGCGGGTGGCCGGGTACCTGGGCGGCGGTCTCGTGGGCGGCGGTCTTGTGAGCGCTGGAGACGGCCCGGCAGAGGGCGGCATAACCTCGCCCCCTGTTACCGCCGTGCGCCAGCACCACCACCCGGCCGAGCGGCACCAGGTCGTCGTCGTGCACGGCGAGGTCGGCGCCGAGCCCGGGCTGAAGCCCCTCGGCCACACAGGCCCGAACGTGCTTCACGGCCCCGTACAGGCCGTCACGGTCGGTGACGGCCAGGAAGGTCGCGCCGTCGGCTGCCGCCTGGGCGGCGAGGGCCTCCGGCAGGGTCACGCCGTAGTGGGTGGAGTATGCGCTGGCGACGTGCAGGTGCGGGAAGGTCATGGGCCCCGCTCACCCCCAATCGAGCGAGAGCACCCAGGTGCCGTCGGCATCGTGGCGCAGGTCGTACCGGTGCTGCTCGTCGTCGCCCCTGGAGGCATCCACCCGCCACAGTTCGGTGTCGATGCGGGTGGGGGTGCCGTCGTTCTCCCACCAGCGGGTGCGGGTGAAGACGGCTTGCGGCTGGCCGATGATGGTGTGTTCGAAACGGTCCCAGACGAACGCCAGCGGGTCTCCGTCGGCGGAGAGTGCGACCTGCACCGCGGTATCGATGATCTGGGGCATGGGCCGCCTTTCGAACGAATAATCTCGAACAAATGTTCGACAATCGGAGTGTACGTCACTCGTCCGACAGGCGCCAGCGGAGAGCGCGCCGATCGAGCCCGCGGCCGCGGCGGGGTAGACCGCAGGGCGTTGCGGGGGCACTCTGGTGTTCCATGTCGACGAACCCGGAATTCCTCGAAGTCAACCCGCTTTTCGCCCGCCCGGGGGAGGCCACCCTCGCCCCGCGGTACACGCTCGGCGAGAAAATGCTGGGGCCGGAGACGGCCTATCAGATCATTCACGACGAGATCAAGCTCGACGGCATCTCCCGGCTGAACCTCGCCACCTTCGTGGGCACCTGGATGGACGACCACGCCCGCCGGCTGTACGCAGAGGCCTTCGACAAGAACATGATCGACAAGGACGAGTATCCGCAGACGGCCGCCATCGAGGACTACTGCTGGCACATCGTCGCCGACCTGTGGCATGCTCCGGAGCCGCGCGCCACCATCGGCACCTCCACCATCGGGTCGTCCGAGGCCTGCATGCTCGGCGCGCTGGCGCTCAAACGCCGCTGGCAGCACGACCGCCGCGCGAAGGGGCTCTCCACCGAGAAGCCCAACCTGGTGATGAGCAGCGCCGTGCAGGTGTGCTGGGAGAAGTTCTGCAACTACTGGGACGTCGAGGCGCGGATGGTCCCGGTCACCGACGAGCATCCCTGC belongs to Cryobacterium sp. SO2 and includes:
- a CDS encoding aromatic ring-opening dioxygenase LigA; the protein is MSTATVPAATLSATKIKLVKLVGWAGVLGAVVMIVGGGVVWGIVSSQLAAEKITVSEDAEFLAGAPVVGPFSAYAQATIINHHALTMAENKTYAELEQDDPLRATVMNASFLRTSLFTSVVSFGVSAFAMGMGLLSGLFGFAILTLAPAWPKKTAATGVVA
- a CDS encoding transglycosylase domain-containing protein, whose amino-acid sequence is MASNGTNGMNGTGVTPSRSVGGVLGGLLGLIATSAIAGLLVTVSLTPVLALTSVTATNTIGVFANLPDYLAIEPLAQRSNIYATRSDGTPVLLATLYQQNRVEVGWDEIGQNVKDAAVAGEDPRFYEHGGIDIQGTMRGALTTALKGSVQGGSSITQQYVKNVLVQKCESLPTDAEIAGCYDDATQTSVTRKLKEMRLAIGVEKKYSKNDILRQYLNITGFGGRVYGIEAAADYYYGTSAADLTVAQAASLTAIVNNPDKFRLDRPESETNGAANGYRDNKERRDYILGEMLTYKKITRAEHDEAVATPIEPSIHEPSTGCQTALADAFFCDYVVHVLSNDPIFGPDEDTRLKNLRTGGYSVYTTLDLDLQHAAVTTLDKNVPKSRAGWDVGAVVSSVEVGSGRVLAMAQNKDYSQDPEVQATGNNWTSVNYNTDFADGGSRGFQPGSTYKIFTLAEWLNTGHSLGERVDSAPKSRWGTFQDSCLGPQNYDSEGWSPKNDSNESGGNYSALESTIGSINTGFIGMAKRLDLCGIRKMAEAFGMHRADGEPLSESAASVIGTNEVAPLSMAIAFAGIANNGVTCSPVVIDRMVDSTGAEVPIPQSRCSESVRPQAAQQMVSALSQVLSKGTATQSYNATKPRVPMIGKTGTTDGAKDTWMSGASSEVATVVGVVSVTGDANQRALKFDSGPAATARHRMWPDVMSVANQKYGGVAMAGTPAQGPAKGGGD
- the dnaE gene encoding DNA polymerase III subunit alpha, with product MTFPHLHVASAYSTHYGVTLPEALAAQAAADGATFLAVTDRDGLYGAVKHVRACVAEGLQPGLGADLAVHDDDLVPLGRVVVLAHGGNRGRGYAALCRAVSSAHKTAAHETAAQVPGHPPSISRSRLAQLAGLNSLTVLLGPASDVGIAIERRDTPQARANLTAWLRLMPPQSVALEIVCHLAEPGTPGSVAPATRMLALAEHARLPAVLSNAVRYGAPGEAVTADLADASRHLTPLAQLEQLTLQVNGQAWLKPAAAMRQVARMVVDAGQHSDGALARLLRDTDELAQRCALDPVADIGLGRPRMPEASVIGVTGDPLTELWGRARHGIDERYSALGRPALVAAHDRLGHEMATVEKLGFASYFLTVATVADIVRGMGIRIQARGSGVGSVLNYALHTSSVEPISNGLLWERFLSPERQTLPDIDLDVESARRHDIYRAVFTAFGGDRVSLMSMTNAYRGRGAVRDAGLALGLPETQVATIAKQMWRFNARDFRAALDEKPELAELAAEVRQSARLELLVDLTARLDRLPRHISVHPCGVILSDASLLDRTPVQASGMGLPMSQFDKHDMDPMGLIKLDILGVRMQSAMAHALEEHHRLTGEHIDLDRVPLDDEETFELIRSTRTLGIFQLESPGQMELVGKLQPEVFNDLTVEISLFRPGPMQNDMPLTYLRARHGEAAPDYIHPRFESILRETKGVVIFHEQVMRLFDELTGCGLGHADVLRRHLGRPEQLPVIEAYVRENALARGFDTGTIDRIWTVLAGFGSFGFAKAHGAAFALPTYQSAWLKTHHPAAFLAGLLTHDPGMWPKDLLVAEARVLGVPVLGLDVQRSALDYRVEAVGESGQGIRMPLPELTGSSDAERARIVRHQPFSSLQDFRDRVHPRRRTFEALARVGALDSFIGYDRARRHELLAHIQSLRGTAVTIADDQLAFEVPLPVLDHSGARFSAVTSLQLRGRTQSDLELLDTGLAVSGHRMRKFYPLFAELGVTPASALATLPGGTEVLLAGVRRATNTPPMRGGRRVVFVSLDDGTGPVANVVFFHDAQERIGGGVFQTDLMLVRGRTRRSGARGVSVTGEGLWDLVTVAKERAKEKAALVKAAKAAGVPAAEPQGLRPAGTGTATFDLWSTRSA
- a CDS encoding cellulase family glycosylhydrolase; translation: MSAHFASRARRGFLALALAAVLLGGAGAAPAAAATAPVASGWLHTSGGSIVTASGTPYVIKGVSWFGMETSNCAPHGLWTISLEAGLAQIRSMGFTTLRVPFSNECLAAGATTSINYSVNPGLANKTPQQLLDVIIQKAAAAGLNVILDRHRPDSAAQSELWYTAQYSEARWIADWKALATRYKNDPTVIGVDLHNEPHGSACWGCGNAATDWQAAATRGGNAVLSVNPKLLILVEGIENQSNGTSTWWGGGLSGVAAKPVTLSVPNRVVYSPHDYPASVYAQKWFSAANYPANLTAVWDANWGYISKRGIAPVLVGEFGSKLETTSDKQWMSTLVGYLGANKTSFAYWSFNPNSGDTGGIVADDWVTPQAAKLAAIRPLLAGTVPPVTVTPTPTPTPTPTATPKPTATATPKPTATPKPTATPTPTATSTPKPVVGTGVTATWLLQNSWGDGYVAEIVVTGTTGVAGWTVTWPDTKATSIVNSWGMTCTVKAKTSVTCTGAGWAGPVAAGQTVRVGVQVAATAPPAAPKLTLTTR